A single window of Microbispora hainanensis DNA harbors:
- a CDS encoding WYL domain-containing protein produces MARRLGAAAGSVEPIDDHSCRLRGWADTLEWLASRLLMLGCAFEVHEPPELRAYLRELSARAARAATPGD; encoded by the coding sequence GTGGCACGCCGGCTCGGCGCCGCCGCGGGGAGCGTCGAGCCGATCGACGACCACAGCTGCCGCCTGCGCGGGTGGGCCGACACCCTGGAGTGGCTCGCGTCGCGTCTGCTCATGCTCGGCTGCGCGTTCGAGGTGCACGAGCCGCCGGAACTGCGGGCGTATCTGCGCGAGCTGAGCGCCCGTGCCGCTCGCGCCGCGACACCCGGCGATTAA
- a CDS encoding DUF4031 domain-containing protein produces MAVLIDRPNWPGPRGLLWSHLVSDSSLEELHDFARLLGVPERAFDRDHYDVPETVYDRAVFLGAEPVGSQELVRRLRASGLRRPKTRA; encoded by the coding sequence ATGGCGGTGCTGATCGACCGGCCGAACTGGCCGGGACCCCGGGGCCTGCTGTGGTCCCATCTGGTCAGCGACTCCTCGCTGGAGGAGCTGCACGACTTCGCCCGCCTGCTCGGCGTGCCAGAGCGCGCCTTCGACCGGGACCACTACGACGTGCCGGAGACGGTCTACGACCGGGCCGTGTTCCTCGGTGCCGAGCCCGTCGGCAGCCAGGAGCTGGTGCGCCGCCTGCGCGCGTCCGGCCTGCGCCGCCCGAAGACCCGCGCTTGA
- a CDS encoding metal-dependent phosphohydrolase, translated as MTDDRSLPRPGCLSGSPAGRALAAELEARWAEPHRRYHTTAHLRAVLAAIEPLAAQARDADAVRLAAWFHDAVYEGRPGWDEERSAQLAQARLPACGLPAERVREVARLVRLTAGHAYEPGDVNAAVLCDADLAILAAPPGAYEAYARAVREEYRHVPDEAFRIGRAGVLRELLGKPRLFGTPVGRDLWEARARENVAAELAAL; from the coding sequence ATGACCGATGATCGGAGCCTGCCCCGGCCCGGCTGCCTCAGCGGCTCGCCCGCCGGGCGGGCGCTGGCCGCCGAGCTGGAGGCCCGCTGGGCCGAACCGCACCGGCGCTATCACACAACGGCCCACCTGCGGGCGGTCCTGGCCGCGATCGAGCCGCTCGCCGCCCAGGCCCGGGACGCCGACGCCGTACGGCTGGCCGCGTGGTTCCACGACGCCGTCTACGAGGGGCGGCCCGGGTGGGACGAGGAGCGCAGCGCCCAGCTCGCCCAGGCCCGGCTGCCCGCCTGCGGCCTGCCCGCGGAGCGGGTGCGCGAGGTGGCCCGGCTCGTACGGCTCACGGCGGGGCACGCCTACGAGCCCGGCGACGTGAACGCGGCCGTCCTGTGCGACGCCGATCTGGCGATCCTCGCGGCGCCGCCCGGCGCCTACGAGGCGTACGCGAGAGCCGTACGCGAGGAGTATCGGCACGTGCCGGACGAGGCGTTCCGGATCGGACGTGCCGGGGTGCTGCGGGAGTTGCTCGGCAAGCCCCGCCTGTTCGGCACTCCGGTGGGCAGGGACCTGTGGGAGGCGCGGGCCCGCGAGAACGTCGCCGCCGAGCTGGCCGCGCTCTGA
- a CDS encoding UbiX family flavin prenyltransferase — MVHNFRDIGASIASGYPVDGMIVIPCSVKTLGAIASGVSENLLVRAADVTLKERRRLVLCVRETPLHLGHLWAMVTATEIGAIIAPPMPAFYSNPESLDDVVDHIVARALSLIGVHVPAAPPWQGTPASATRTGDQERPGDADPATVLGRPAW, encoded by the coding sequence GTGGTGCACAACTTCCGCGACATCGGCGCCTCCATCGCGTCCGGCTACCCGGTGGACGGGATGATCGTGATCCCGTGCAGCGTCAAGACGCTCGGCGCAATCGCCTCGGGCGTGTCGGAGAACCTGCTGGTGCGGGCCGCCGACGTGACCCTCAAGGAACGCCGGCGGCTCGTGCTGTGCGTGCGCGAGACGCCGCTGCACCTGGGACACCTGTGGGCGATGGTCACCGCGACCGAGATCGGCGCGATCATCGCACCCCCGATGCCTGCCTTCTACTCCAATCCGGAGTCGCTGGACGACGTGGTGGACCACATCGTGGCCCGGGCGCTGTCGCTGATCGGCGTGCACGTGCCCGCCGCGCCACCGTGGCAGGGCACCCCCGCCTCGGCGACGCGTACCGGCGATCAGGAGCGGCCCGGCGACGCGGACCCGGCGACCGTGCTGGGACGTCCCGCCTGGTAG
- a CDS encoding ArsR/SmtB family transcription factor, whose amino-acid sequence MPGTRDLPHPDAASLVLTDVLFALSDPSRLALVRRLAQGPLEVAACQPTGGEVPKSTLSHHLKTLREAGVVRNVPEGRQRYVSLRREDLDDRFPGLLDAVLGTDPE is encoded by the coding sequence ATGCCTGGAACCCGGGACCTGCCCCACCCCGACGCCGCGAGCCTGGTGCTGACCGACGTGCTGTTCGCGCTCAGCGACCCTTCGCGGCTGGCGCTCGTACGGCGGCTCGCGCAGGGGCCGCTGGAGGTGGCCGCGTGCCAGCCCACGGGAGGAGAGGTGCCGAAGTCGACGCTGTCGCACCACCTGAAGACCCTCCGTGAGGCCGGTGTCGTCCGCAACGTGCCCGAGGGCAGGCAGCGATACGTGAGCCTGCGCAGGGAGGACCTCGACGACCGCTTCCCCGGCCTGCTGGACGCCGTGCTCGGCACTGATCCGGAGTAG
- a CDS encoding AAA family ATPase encodes MLRRTTTISDLDAPATLAELLDHHDYLADEGVTTAAYLALKMGRPLFLEGEAGVGKTELAKTLAAILGAPLIRLQCHEGLDAAQALYDWDFPRQLLHLKAAEAAGAADVAALEGEIYGRRFLIARPLLRALETQPSVLLVDEIDRADDEFEAFLLEVLSDFTISVPEIGTIRAATPPVVVLTSNRTREVHDALKRRCLYHWLEHPGFDREVAILRRRLPGCAERLAADVARTAGRMREAGLVKPPGIAETLDWAEALLTLGAVELDPALAAATLGAVLKHREDQETVRARGLLTPDGGRG; translated from the coding sequence GTGCTGCGGCGGACGACCACGATCTCGGACCTCGACGCGCCGGCGACGCTGGCGGAGTTGCTCGACCACCATGACTACCTGGCCGACGAGGGCGTGACGACCGCGGCCTACCTCGCCCTGAAGATGGGCAGACCGCTGTTCCTGGAAGGCGAGGCGGGCGTCGGCAAGACCGAGCTGGCCAAGACGCTGGCGGCGATCCTCGGCGCGCCGCTGATCAGGTTGCAGTGCCACGAGGGGCTCGACGCGGCGCAGGCGTTGTACGACTGGGACTTCCCCCGGCAGCTTCTGCATCTCAAGGCGGCCGAGGCGGCGGGCGCGGCCGACGTCGCCGCGCTGGAGGGCGAGATCTACGGCCGGCGGTTCCTCATCGCGAGGCCGCTGCTGCGGGCACTGGAGACCCAGCCCAGCGTGCTGCTGGTGGACGAGATCGACCGGGCCGACGACGAGTTCGAGGCGTTCCTGCTGGAGGTGCTGTCCGACTTCACGATCTCGGTGCCGGAGATCGGGACGATCCGCGCGGCGACCCCGCCGGTCGTCGTCCTGACCTCCAACCGCACCCGCGAGGTGCACGACGCCCTCAAACGGCGCTGTCTGTATCACTGGCTGGAGCACCCCGGGTTCGACCGGGAGGTGGCGATCCTGCGGCGGCGCCTGCCCGGATGCGCGGAGCGGCTCGCGGCCGACGTGGCGCGGACGGCGGGCCGGATGCGCGAGGCGGGCCTGGTCAAGCCGCCGGGCATCGCCGAGACCCTCGACTGGGCCGAGGCGCTGCTCACGCTCGGCGCGGTCGAGCTCGATCCGGCCCTGGCCGCCGCGACGCTGGGCGCGGTGCTCAAGCACCGGGAGGACCAGGAGACCGTCCGCGCCCGGGGGCTGCTCACGCCGGACGGCGGCCGTGGCTGA
- a CDS encoding vWA domain-containing protein, translating to MADDAPVTGRRTGPLAPPGGPEPVAVLTGFVRTLRAAGVAADHHRTRTFLAALGHLDAADGRDVYWAGRLTLCAGPDDLARYDHCFAAYFSAASAPPHRVRAMTVSVTRPVASPYGGRERETTGEQGDEQGAPPATASEIEVLRHRDVARMSEAERRQVHRLLALLRGARQPRRTRRHRPSPHGGAIDARRTVREILRHGGEPARLRRRVRRERPRRVVMLVDVSGSMAAYADTLLRFAHALVRAEPRATEVFSIGTRLTRITAALRHRDPGHAMDECSAAIPDWSGGTRLGEEVRALLRLPDPRGAIVVIASDGWERGEAGLLGVQMARLSRLARRVVWVNPHKGDPAYRPLTAGIRAALPYVTDFVAGHSLAAYEELAALLAGDRPVRAGGRGGADA from the coding sequence GTGGCTGACGACGCCCCCGTGACCGGCCGCCGCACGGGCCCGCTCGCGCCGCCCGGCGGCCCCGAACCGGTCGCGGTGCTGACCGGGTTCGTCCGCACGCTGCGGGCCGCGGGGGTCGCGGCCGACCACCATCGCACGCGGACCTTCCTGGCCGCGCTCGGCCACCTCGACGCCGCCGACGGGCGGGACGTCTACTGGGCCGGCCGTCTCACCCTGTGCGCCGGGCCCGACGACCTGGCGCGCTACGACCACTGCTTCGCGGCCTACTTCTCCGCCGCCTCCGCCCCGCCGCACCGCGTACGCGCGATGACCGTGTCCGTGACCCGCCCGGTGGCGTCGCCGTACGGCGGAAGGGAGCGGGAAACGACGGGCGAGCAGGGTGACGAGCAGGGCGCGCCCCCGGCCACGGCGAGCGAGATCGAGGTGCTGCGGCACCGGGACGTGGCGCGGATGAGCGAGGCCGAGCGGCGGCAGGTGCACCGCCTGCTCGCGCTGCTGCGCGGTGCGCGGCAGCCGCGCAGGACGCGCCGCCACCGCCCGTCGCCCCACGGCGGCGCGATCGACGCGCGGCGCACGGTCAGGGAGATCCTTCGGCACGGCGGGGAACCGGCGCGGCTGCGCCGCCGCGTGCGCCGGGAACGGCCGCGGCGGGTCGTCATGCTCGTGGACGTCAGCGGCTCGATGGCCGCCTACGCCGACACGCTGCTGCGCTTCGCCCACGCGCTGGTGCGCGCGGAGCCGCGGGCGACCGAGGTGTTCAGCATCGGCACCCGGCTCACCAGGATCACCGCCGCGCTGCGCCATCGCGACCCCGGCCACGCCATGGACGAGTGCTCGGCGGCCATCCCGGACTGGAGCGGCGGCACCCGGCTGGGGGAGGAGGTGCGGGCGCTGCTGCGCCTGCCCGATCCCCGGGGCGCGATCGTCGTGATCGCCTCCGACGGCTGGGAGCGGGGCGAGGCGGGCCTGCTGGGCGTGCAGATGGCCCGGCTGTCCCGGCTGGCCCGCCGCGTCGTGTGGGTCAACCCGCACAAGGGCGACCCGGCGTACCGGCCGCTCACCGCGGGCATCCGCGCGGCGCTGCCCTATGTGACGGACTTCGTCGCGGGGCACAGCCTGGCCGCGTACGAGGAGCTGGCCGCGCTGCTGGCCGGCGACCGGCCCGTGCGGGCCGGGGGGAGGGGAGGGGCCGATGCGTGA
- a CDS encoding XdhC family protein: protein MRDVLDQVLRWWEQGRRFGLATVVETFRSAPRPPGAAMAVLDGEAAGSVSGGCVEGAVYELAAQVVATGTPVLERYGVSDDDAFAVGLTCGGIIDVFVEPVSRQDYPQLGEVAADVAARRPVAVATIVAGPGRVGARRVVWPDRAAGSLGSARLDDAVDDDVRGMLAQGLTGVRRYGPEGERRLDDLRVFVQSFAPPPRMLVFGAIDFAAAVARIGRFLGYHVVVCDARPVFATAKRFPEADEVVVAWPHDYLSGVEVDERTVICVLTHDPKFDVPLLEVALRTPAAYVGAMGSRRTHEDRLARLREAGLTEDELARLRSPIGLDLGARTPEETAVSIAAELIRLRWGGTGRPLSETSGRIHGEPR, encoded by the coding sequence ATGCGTGACGTGCTCGACCAGGTGCTGCGCTGGTGGGAGCAGGGGCGGCGGTTCGGCCTCGCCACCGTCGTCGAGACCTTCCGCAGCGCGCCGCGCCCGCCCGGCGCGGCCATGGCCGTCCTCGACGGCGAAGCGGCCGGCAGCGTGTCGGGCGGCTGCGTCGAGGGAGCGGTCTACGAGCTCGCCGCGCAGGTCGTCGCGACCGGGACGCCGGTGCTGGAGCGGTACGGCGTGAGCGACGACGACGCCTTCGCGGTCGGCCTCACCTGCGGCGGGATCATCGACGTGTTCGTGGAGCCGGTCTCCAGACAGGACTATCCGCAGCTCGGAGAGGTCGCCGCGGACGTCGCCGCGCGGCGTCCGGTCGCCGTGGCCACGATCGTCGCGGGCCCCGGACGCGTGGGGGCGCGGCGCGTGGTCTGGCCGGACCGGGCGGCGGGCTCGCTCGGCTCGGCCCGGCTCGACGACGCGGTGGACGACGACGTGCGCGGCATGCTCGCGCAGGGCCTGACCGGCGTGCGGCGCTACGGCCCCGAGGGCGAGCGGCGGCTGGACGACCTGCGGGTGTTCGTGCAGTCGTTCGCGCCGCCGCCGCGCATGCTGGTCTTCGGCGCGATCGACTTCGCCGCTGCCGTGGCGCGGATCGGGCGCTTCCTCGGCTACCACGTGGTCGTGTGCGACGCGCGGCCGGTCTTCGCCACGGCCAAGCGGTTCCCCGAGGCCGACGAGGTCGTGGTGGCCTGGCCGCACGACTATCTGTCCGGCGTCGAGGTCGACGAGCGCACCGTGATCTGCGTGCTCACCCACGACCCGAAGTTCGACGTGCCGCTGCTGGAGGTGGCGCTGCGCACCCCCGCGGCGTACGTCGGGGCGATGGGGTCGCGGCGCACGCACGAGGACCGGCTGGCGCGGCTGCGCGAGGCGGGCCTGACCGAGGACGAGCTGGCCCGGCTGAGGTCGCCGATCGGGCTCGACCTCGGGGCGCGTACGCCGGAGGAGACGGCCGTGTCGATCGCGGCCGAGCTGATCCGGCTTCGCTGGGGCGGCACCGGCAGGCCGCTCAGCGAGACGTCGGGGCGCATCCACGGCGAGCCGCGGTGA
- a CDS encoding nucleotidyltransferase family protein, with protein sequence MSGAAVAGLLLAAGGGSRLGMPKALVEFEGERLADRGVRLLAEGGCRPVLIVLGAADVPVAGAVVVRNPGWASGMGSSLRAGLRALPPSAPAVVIALADQPLVRPEAVRRLIAAFEAGARVAVAAYGGAPRNPVLVAREHLAEVAALAEGDVGARPFLRAHPELVTAVPCDDVGAPADIDTPDDLRRLSKE encoded by the coding sequence GTGAGCGGCGCGGCGGTCGCGGGGCTGCTGCTGGCCGCCGGGGGCGGCAGCCGGCTCGGCATGCCGAAGGCGCTGGTGGAGTTCGAGGGGGAGCGGCTGGCCGACCGCGGGGTGCGGCTGCTGGCCGAGGGCGGGTGCCGCCCGGTGCTGATCGTGCTCGGGGCCGCCGACGTGCCGGTCGCGGGCGCGGTCGTCGTGCGCAATCCCGGGTGGGCGTCCGGCATGGGGTCGTCGCTGCGGGCCGGGCTGCGCGCGCTGCCGCCGTCCGCCCCCGCCGTGGTGATCGCGCTGGCCGACCAGCCGCTGGTGCGGCCCGAGGCGGTGCGCCGGCTGATCGCCGCGTTCGAGGCGGGCGCCCGTGTCGCCGTCGCGGCGTACGGCGGAGCGCCGCGCAACCCGGTGCTCGTCGCGCGCGAGCACCTGGCGGAGGTGGCCGCGCTCGCCGAGGGCGACGTGGGCGCGCGGCCCTTCCTGCGCGCGCACCCGGAGCTGGTGACGGCCGTGCCCTGCGACGACGTGGGCGCTCCTGCGGATATCGACACCCCGGATGACCTGCGGCGACTCAGCAAGGAGTGA
- a CDS encoding SAM-dependent methyltransferase produces MTEQAPGFDVTQPNVARMYDYYLGGKNHFPADRAAAERIIELSEGHVREAVRENRAFLGRAVRYLAAECGIRQFLDLGAGLPTQGNVHEIALEHAPDSLVTYVDNDAVVAAHARALLEGDPRVRFLEGDLRGPEEIVAAASAAGIAFDRPVALLLVACLHFVPDEEDPEGIVAAYREVLPSGSHIVISHACSDPVPEAMAAAGGVYGRANAPFEARPAARIARFFDGFDLVEPGTVPLNEWRPELDALPLRGGFLPVLGGVGRRA; encoded by the coding sequence ATGACGGAGCAGGCGCCCGGGTTCGACGTCACTCAGCCCAACGTCGCCCGCATGTACGACTACTACCTGGGCGGCAAGAACCATTTCCCGGCCGACCGGGCGGCGGCCGAGCGGATCATCGAGCTGTCCGAGGGGCACGTACGGGAGGCCGTGCGGGAGAACCGCGCGTTCCTCGGCCGGGCCGTGCGCTACCTGGCGGCCGAGTGCGGCATCCGCCAGTTCCTCGACCTGGGCGCCGGGCTGCCGACGCAGGGCAACGTCCACGAGATCGCGCTGGAGCACGCGCCCGACTCGCTCGTGACGTACGTGGACAACGACGCGGTGGTGGCGGCGCACGCGCGGGCACTGCTGGAGGGCGATCCGCGGGTGCGCTTCCTGGAGGGCGACCTGCGCGGGCCCGAGGAGATCGTCGCCGCGGCGTCGGCGGCCGGTATCGCCTTCGACCGGCCCGTCGCGCTGCTGCTGGTGGCCTGCCTCCACTTCGTGCCGGACGAGGAGGACCCGGAGGGGATCGTGGCGGCCTACCGCGAAGTGCTTCCCTCCGGAAGCCACATCGTCATCTCGCACGCCTGCTCCGACCCCGTTCCGGAGGCGATGGCCGCCGCGGGCGGCGTGTACGGCAGGGCCAACGCGCCCTTCGAGGCCAGGCCGGCGGCGCGGATCGCCCGGTTCTTCGACGGCTTCGACTTGGTCGAGCCGGGCACGGTGCCGCTGAACGAGTGGCGCCCCGAGCTCGACGCGCTGCCGTTGCGCGGCGGCTTCCTGCCGGTGCTCGGAGGCGTCGGCCGCCGCGCCTGA
- a CDS encoding LLM class F420-dependent oxidoreductase: MRIGMALNYSGGFKETVAELADYEKAGLDIVFVAEAYSFDAVSQLGYIAARTERLQIASGILPIYSRTPALLAMTAAGLDYVSDGRFTLGIGASGPQVIEGFHGVPYTAPLGRTREVIEICRKVWRRERLEYSGKHYTLPLEGGTGLGKPLKLINHPVRERVPIVIAAIGPKNVELAAELAEGWEPIFYMPEKAGEVWGPSLAAGRERRDPALGELDVIAQAVLAIGDDVEGVLELGRSMAALYIGGMGAKGRNFYNDLARRYGYEKEAEQIQDLYLEGRKKEAEALVPRELLERVSLVGSEGHVRERLAALREAGVTTLNVAPMAPTHEERVKLIEKIKDMAA; this comes from the coding sequence ATGCGGATCGGTATGGCCCTCAACTACTCGGGGGGCTTCAAGGAGACCGTCGCCGAGCTGGCCGACTACGAGAAGGCCGGGCTCGACATCGTGTTCGTGGCCGAGGCGTACAGCTTCGACGCCGTCAGCCAGCTCGGTTACATCGCGGCGAGGACCGAGCGGCTGCAGATCGCCTCGGGCATCCTGCCGATCTACTCCCGCACGCCGGCCCTGCTGGCCATGACGGCCGCCGGCCTCGACTACGTCTCCGACGGGCGGTTCACCCTCGGCATCGGCGCCTCCGGCCCGCAGGTGATCGAGGGCTTCCACGGCGTGCCGTACACCGCGCCGCTCGGCCGCACCCGCGAGGTGATCGAGATCTGCCGCAAGGTGTGGCGGCGCGAGCGGCTGGAGTATTCCGGCAAGCACTACACGCTGCCCCTGGAGGGCGGCACCGGCCTCGGCAAGCCGCTCAAGCTGATCAACCACCCGGTGCGCGAGCGCGTCCCGATCGTGATCGCCGCCATCGGGCCGAAGAACGTGGAGCTCGCCGCCGAGCTGGCCGAGGGCTGGGAGCCGATCTTCTACATGCCGGAGAAGGCAGGCGAGGTGTGGGGCCCCTCGCTGGCCGCCGGCCGCGAGCGCAGGGACCCCGCTCTCGGCGAGCTGGACGTGATCGCGCAGGCCGTGCTCGCGATCGGCGACGATGTCGAGGGCGTGCTTGAGCTGGGCCGTTCCATGGCCGCCCTCTACATCGGCGGCATGGGCGCCAAGGGCAGGAACTTCTACAACGACCTCGCCCGCCGCTACGGCTACGAGAAGGAGGCCGAGCAGATCCAGGACCTCTACCTGGAGGGCAGGAAGAAGGAGGCCGAGGCGCTGGTGCCCAGGGAGCTGCTGGAGCGGGTGTCCCTGGTCGGCTCGGAGGGCCACGTGCGGGAGCGGCTGGCCGCGCTGCGCGAGGCCGGGGTCACCACGCTCAACGTCGCACCCATGGCCCCCACGCATGAGGAGCGCGTCAAGCTCATCGAGAAGATCAAGGACATGGCCGCCTGA
- a CDS encoding M24 family metallopeptidase, which yields MTYESRRARLAAALPEHDAAAALVTWPVNVRYLTGLSSSNAAVLVTATGEAALATDSRYLETAQAVCSGIEVTQERDVAGALLGRVPAAARIAVEADHMPVGLFQRLAAEHAALHPAGGLVEAVRSVKDEGEIAALRRACAITDEAFSLVVERIAPGVTERQIARWLEAAMVELGADKPAFDSIVASGPNGSIPHHSPSDRPVERGDLVTMDFGARYDGYHADMTRTVAVGPPAAWQRDLHDLVRQAQRAGRHAVRAGATAHEVDAAARDVIAEAGHAERFGHGLGHGVGLEIHELPFLGPGKTGRLEDRVPITVEPGVYLPGRGGVRIEDTLVTRADGPELLTLTTKELLVL from the coding sequence GTGACGTACGAATCCCGCCGCGCGCGGCTGGCCGCGGCGCTCCCCGAGCACGACGCGGCCGCCGCCCTGGTCACCTGGCCGGTCAACGTCCGCTACCTGACCGGCCTGAGCAGCTCCAACGCCGCCGTGCTCGTCACTGCGACGGGTGAGGCCGCGCTCGCCACCGACTCGCGTTACCTGGAGACGGCACAGGCGGTGTGCTCGGGCATCGAGGTGACGCAGGAGCGTGACGTCGCGGGGGCCCTGCTCGGCCGCGTGCCCGCCGCGGCGCGGATCGCGGTGGAGGCCGACCACATGCCGGTGGGGCTGTTCCAGCGGCTGGCCGCCGAGCATGCCGCCCTCCATCCGGCCGGCGGCCTCGTGGAGGCCGTCAGGTCCGTGAAGGACGAAGGGGAGATCGCCGCGCTGCGCCGCGCCTGCGCGATCACCGACGAGGCGTTCTCGCTGGTCGTGGAGCGCATCGCCCCCGGCGTCACCGAGCGGCAGATCGCCCGGTGGCTGGAGGCCGCGATGGTCGAGCTCGGCGCCGACAAGCCGGCCTTCGACTCCATCGTGGCGAGCGGCCCCAACGGCTCGATCCCGCACCACTCGCCCTCCGACCGGCCGGTCGAGCGGGGCGACCTGGTGACCATGGACTTCGGCGCCCGTTATGACGGTTATCACGCGGACATGACCCGCACGGTCGCGGTGGGTCCGCCCGCCGCCTGGCAGCGCGACCTCCACGACCTCGTACGGCAGGCCCAGCGCGCGGGCCGCCACGCCGTACGGGCGGGGGCGACGGCGCACGAGGTGGACGCCGCCGCGCGCGACGTGATCGCCGAGGCGGGTCACGCCGAGCGGTTCGGTCACGGGCTGGGTCACGGAGTCGGCCTGGAGATCCACGAGCTGCCGTTCCTGGGCCCTGGCAAGACCGGTAGACTAGAGGATCGAGTTCCGATCACCGTCGAGCCGGGGGTCTATCTTCCGGGCAGGGGCGGTGTGCGCATCGAGGACACGCTTGTGACGCGTGCTGACGGGCCGGAGCTTCTCACACTGACGACCAAGGAGCTGCTCGTCCTGTAG
- the efp gene encoding elongation factor P gives MATTNDLKNGLVLKLDGGELWTVVEFQHVKPGKGGAFVRTKLKNILSGKVVDKTFNAGVKVDVANVDKRDMQYSYLDGDDFVFMDTETYDMVNVPRDVVGTAANYMLENTTATVAFNEGNPLYVDLPAAVELTISHTEPGLQGDRSTGGTKPATLETGAEIKVPLFITTGEKVKVDTRTGEYLGRA, from the coding sequence GTGGCGACGACGAACGACCTGAAGAACGGACTCGTGCTCAAGCTCGACGGTGGGGAGCTGTGGACCGTTGTCGAGTTCCAGCACGTCAAGCCGGGTAAGGGCGGCGCGTTCGTCCGCACCAAGCTCAAGAACATCCTGTCCGGCAAGGTCGTGGACAAGACCTTCAACGCCGGCGTGAAGGTCGACGTGGCGAACGTCGACAAGCGCGACATGCAGTACTCCTACCTCGACGGCGACGACTTCGTGTTCATGGACACCGAGACCTACGACATGGTCAACGTCCCGCGCGACGTGGTGGGCACCGCGGCCAACTACATGCTGGAGAACACGACCGCGACCGTCGCGTTCAACGAGGGCAACCCGCTGTACGTCGACCTCCCGGCGGCCGTCGAGCTGACGATCTCGCACACCGAGCCGGGCCTGCAGGGCGACCGCTCCACCGGCGGCACCAAGCCCGCCACCCTGGAGACCGGTGCCGAGATCAAGGTCCCGCTCTTCATCACGACCGGCGAGAAGGTCAAGGTCGACACTCGCACCGGCGAGTACCTCGGTCGGGCCTGA
- the nusB gene encoding transcription antitermination factor NusB, which translates to MSARGKARRRALDILFEAEARQLSPLNVLAERVERADPPVNEYTSFIVEGVVRHLDRIDELISTYAEGWTLERMPAVDRNVLRGGTYEMLWSEEVPEGVVISEWVHLAAELSTDESPQFVNGLLARFKQLKPSLSL; encoded by the coding sequence GTGTCGGCTCGGGGGAAGGCCCGCCGCCGCGCGCTGGACATTCTCTTCGAGGCCGAGGCCCGGCAGCTGAGCCCGCTCAACGTGCTCGCCGAGCGGGTTGAGCGGGCCGACCCGCCGGTCAACGAGTACACCTCCTTCATCGTCGAGGGCGTGGTCCGGCATCTGGACCGCATCGACGAGCTGATCTCGACGTACGCCGAGGGCTGGACCCTGGAGCGCATGCCGGCCGTGGACCGCAACGTCCTGCGCGGCGGGACCTACGAGATGCTGTGGTCGGAGGAGGTTCCGGAGGGCGTGGTCATCAGCGAGTGGGTGCATCTGGCCGCGGAGCTGTCGACCGACGAGTCGCCGCAGTTCGTCAACGGGCTGCTGGCCCGCTTCAAGCAGCTCAAGCCCTCGCTTTCGCTCTGA
- a CDS encoding methyltransferase domain-containing protein — MRDATRRAVVWEALRALLAERTAATGRETLDIVDAGGGTGGFAVPLATLGHTVTVVDSTPDSLAALERRAAETGVGVKGLQGDAADLGDLLAPGSADLVLCHSVLEYVEDPAGALGAVGGILRPGGVVSVLAANSVAAAVHRSLAGHFDEARRVLSDPAGRWGDRDPTPRRFSRETLGELLSGAGFTVGEVQGVRIFADLVPGMLAESDPEGLVALERAAATHPVLRDIATQIHVIAYRQ, encoded by the coding sequence GTGCGTGACGCCACACGCCGCGCCGTCGTCTGGGAGGCGCTGCGCGCGCTCCTGGCCGAGCGGACGGCCGCCACCGGGCGCGAGACGCTCGACATCGTCGACGCCGGCGGTGGCACGGGCGGTTTCGCCGTGCCGCTGGCCACGCTCGGGCACACCGTGACGGTGGTCGACTCGACCCCCGACTCGCTGGCCGCACTGGAGCGCCGCGCCGCCGAGACGGGCGTCGGCGTGAAGGGCCTGCAGGGCGACGCCGCCGACCTCGGCGACCTGCTGGCGCCCGGCAGCGCCGACCTGGTGCTGTGTCACAGCGTGCTGGAGTACGTCGAGGACCCGGCGGGTGCGCTGGGCGCGGTCGGCGGCATCCTGCGGCCCGGCGGCGTGGTGAGCGTGCTGGCCGCCAACTCGGTCGCCGCGGCCGTCCACCGCTCGCTGGCCGGCCACTTCGACGAGGCGCGCCGGGTGCTGTCCGACCCGGCGGGCCGCTGGGGCGACCGCGACCCCACGCCGCGCCGCTTCTCCCGTGAGACGCTGGGCGAGCTGCTGTCCGGCGCCGGGTTCACCGTCGGCGAGGTGCAGGGCGTGCGGATCTTCGCCGACCTCGTGCCGGGCATGCTGGCCGAGAGCGACCCCGAGGGCCTCGTGGCGCTGGAGCGGGCGGCGGCCACCCATCCCGTGCTCCGCGACATCGCCACCCAGATCCACGTCATCGCCTATCGTCAGTAG